The genomic region ATCCTGGCCGTACCGCGACGCCGTGCAGGCCGGCGCGGAGCGGGCTACGTTCATGCTCGCCGAGCGACGCGACGGACCGCTTCACGTCGGCGTGCTTCTCGAGAACGTGCCCGAGTTTTGGTTCTGGCTGGCCGGGGCCTCGCTCGCCGGAGCGGTCGTCGTTGGGATCAATCCGACGCGCCGGGGCGCGGAGCTCGCGCGCGACATCGAGCACACGGATTGCCAATGGATCGTTACCGACGCGAAGCACCGTGATCTGCTCGACGGACTTGGGCTCGACGTCCCGATTCTCGAGATCGATACCGACGCTTACGCAGCGGCGCTGGAGCCGTTTGCGGGCTCTCCGCTTCCGGACGTGGAAGTGGAGCCCGACGCCCACCTCCTTCTGATCTTCACGTCCGGTACGAGTGGTGCGCCCAAGGCGGTGATCTGCACTCAGAGAAAGCTCGCACTTACGGCCCAGAGCGTCGTCGGCATCGCGGAGCTCAGCGCGCGGAGCGTCACGTACGTCGCGATGCCCATGTTTCATTCCAACTGTCTCTTCATGGGCTGGGGGCCGACGGTCGTGGCAGGCGGCGCGACGGTGTTGCGCCGAAAATTCTCCGCGTCGTCCGCATTACCGGACATCCGCAAGTACGGGTGCACCTACTTCCATTACGTGGGGAAGCCGCTCTCCTACATTCTGGCGCAGCCCG from Candidatus Binatia bacterium harbors:
- a CDS encoding AMP-binding protein, yielding MKLEPFRNWVVARANDDNPAIHFEDRSWPYRDAVQAGAERATFMLAERRDGPLHVGVLLENVPEFWFWLAGASLAGAVVVGINPTRRGAELARDIEHTDCQWIVTDAKHRDLLDGLGLDVPILEIDTDAYAAALEPFAGSPLPDVEVEPDAHLLLIFTSGTSGAPKAVICTQRKLALTAQSVVGIAELSARSVTYVAMPMFHSNCLFMGWGPTVVAGGATVLRRKFSASSALPDIRKYGCTYFHYVGKPLSYILAQPEQPDDADNPLELVFGNEGAELDIERFSKRFDVRVIDSYGSTETGATVRRVEGMPKGALGRAGKEIKVLDPDSGEECPPA